CAGGCCGGTGAGGGCGGGCGATCCGGCATAGATCATGTTGCGCAGGACCTCGGTGGTCATGACGACCACGGGGGCGTCGCCGTTGATCGAGTTGTCCCCGGTGAGCAGCCCGACGCGATCCGGGCCGTAGCGGCGGACGAGGTCGCCGTACTTCTGGTTCGACAAGGCCTTGAGCGGCGTCGTGTAGAAGGCCTTGCCCCCCTCGGCCAGGGACTTGGCCACGGCGTACTCGGCGACCACGGTCTTTCCCGACCCCGTCGGTGCGGCGACGAGGACCGAACGGCCCTCGTCGAGGGCGTCCAGCGCCCGCACCTGGAAGGGGTCGAGCGGAAAGCCGAGGGTCGAAAGGAAGCCCGCCCTCGGGGCTGTCATCGTCGGATCACGTACCGCCGGTCGGTGCCGCTGACCGCTTGAGCAGCTTGCCGATCAGAATGGACACCTCGTAGAACACGCACATCGGTATGGCGAGGGCCAGCATGGAGAACGGGTCCGAGCTCGGCGTGACGACGGCGGCGACCGCGAACAGTATGACGATGGCCTTGCGGCGCCAGCGCGAGAGCTGAGCCGGGCTGAGCACACCCGCGAGCTCGAGGAACACCAGCAGCACTGGGAACTCGAAGGCCACGCCAAAGGCGACCATCAACAAGATGATGAGGCTGAGGTAGTTGGCGGGGCTGTAGATCTGCGAGAGCGTGGGACCGCCGACGGCGGTGAGGAAGGACAGGGCGTGGGGGAAGGTCAGCCAGGCCACGCCCGCGCCTGCCACGAAGAGTGTGATCGAGGCGGTCACGAAGGGGATGGCATACCGCTTCTCGTTGGGGTTGAGGCCAGGCGTGACGAAGCGCCACAGCTGGTACAGCACGACGGGCGAGGCCAGGAACAGGCCCCCGTAGGCGGCGATCTTGAGGCGTATCGAGAACCCGTCCAGCGGGCCGGTGACGAACAGCTGGCATGAGTGGTGGGGGCCCACCGTCTGGCAGTACGGGTGCACGAAAAACGAGAGGATGTGGTTGTACAGGGCGAAGGCCACCACCGCGCCGGCGGCGACGGCGAGGACCGAGATCACGAGCCGCCGTCGCAGCTCGGTCAGGTGCTCGACCAGCGTCATGGCATCCGGGTGCGGATGCTTGGTCTTGAGACGGGGCAGCTTTATGGCCATGGCAACACCCGCGGTGGCGCCTTAGTTGAGACTGGGATCGTCCGGGGCCAGGCCGGGATCCCAGCCCCCGTGGGCGGCGGACGGGGCGGATCCGGTCGCCGGCGGGAGCGGCGCCAGCTGCCCGGGGTGCTGGGGTGGAGCCCGGTCCTGGGCACCTTCGCCGGAGGCGGATCCGTCGGGCGTGGTCGCACCCTCGGGAGCGGCGCCGTCGGCGGTCGCCCCGTCGACAGCCGAGGGGCTCGGCGCGTCGGACGAGCCCGTGACGTGCCACGGCGGTGTGAAGGGCTGGACCAGGTCCTCCCCCAGTGCGCCCCTGACCTCGTCCTCGAGGTGCTCT
Above is a genomic segment from Acidimicrobiales bacterium containing:
- the tatC gene encoding twin-arginine translocase subunit TatC, which codes for MAIKLPRLKTKHPHPDAMTLVEHLTELRRRLVISVLAVAAGAVVAFALYNHILSFFVHPYCQTVGPHHSCQLFVTGPLDGFSIRLKIAAYGGLFLASPVVLYQLWRFVTPGLNPNEKRYAIPFVTASITLFVAGAGVAWLTFPHALSFLTAVGGPTLSQIYSPANYLSLIILLMVAFGVAFEFPVLLVFLELAGVLSPAQLSRWRRKAIVILFAVAAVVTPSSDPFSMLALAIPMCVFYEVSILIGKLLKRSAAPTGGT
- a CDS encoding twin-arginine translocase TatA/TatE family subunit; its protein translation is MLSFGPAKILIVLMVALIVLGPDKLPQMTRQVGKAWGDFRRFREHLEDEVRGALGEDLVQPFTPPWHVTGSSDAPSPSAVDGATADGAAPEGATTPDGSASGEGAQDRAPPQHPGQLAPLPPATGSAPSAAHGGWDPGLAPDDPSLN